A region from the Pempheris klunzingeri isolate RE-2024b chromosome 17, fPemKlu1.hap1, whole genome shotgun sequence genome encodes:
- the junbb gene encoding junB proto-oncogene, AP-1 transcription factor subunit b produces MSTKMEQPFYHDDSFLSAYGHSEAAMHDYKLLKQNMNLNFPEPYRNLKSQLRAETDPYQGGHQDVGSLKLASPELERLIIQNSNGVITTPTPGQYFYNRGITDEQEGFAEGFVKALDELHKMNQMPPPNVSIGAGGVTTCSAAASSVFGSTLQAEPPIYTTLNAYCPNTSLSSASSYPTATISYLPPHQQSHPQTSTHGTHPFPHALPGSGLHPQRLVALKEEPQTVPDLLSSDGSPPMSPIDLETQERIKAERKRLRNRLAATKCRRRKLERIARLEDKVKVLKSDNVGLSNTASVLRDQVAQLKQKVLTHVSSGCQLMLTSKMEAF; encoded by the coding sequence ATGTCTACAAAGATGGAACAGCCTTTTTATCATGACGACTCTTTTCTGTCCGCTTACGGCCACTCAGAGGCAGCCATGCACGACTACAAGCTGCTAAAGCAGAATATGAATTTGAACTTCCCAGAGCCATATCGCAACCTGAAATCGCAGCTGAGAGCCGAGACAGATCCGTACCAAGGGGGGCATCAAGACGTGGGGTCCCTGAAGCTCGCATCCCCAGAGCTAGAGAGGCTCATCATCCAAAACAGTAACGGTGTGATCACCACTCCCACCCCGGGACAGTACTTCTACAACCGGGGCATCACCGATGAGCAGGAGGGCTTCGCCGAGGGTTTTGTCAAAGCCCTGGACGAGCTGCACAAGATGAACCAGATGCCCCCTCCAAACGTGTCCATCGGAGCCGGTGGAGTTACGACGTGCTCGGCGGCGGCCTCTAGTGTCTTCGGCTCCACCTTGCAGGCCGAGCCTCCCATCTACACGACACTGAACGCCTACTGCCCGAACACGAGCCTCTCTTCCGCATCCAGCTACCCCACAGCCACCATCAGCTACCTGCCGCCGCACCAGCAGAGCCACCCGCAGACCTCGACGCACGGCACGCACCCGTTCCCGCACGCTCTCCCGGGCTCCGGGCTCCATCCGCAGCGGCTCGTGGCTCTGAAAGAGGAACCCCAGACCGTGCCTGACCTCCTCAGCAGCGACGGCTCGCCCCCAATGTCCCCGATCGACCTGGAGACCCAGGAGAGGATCAAGGCGGAGCGCAAGAGGCTGAGGAATCGGCTAGCCGCGACCAAATGCCGGAGGCGCAAGCTGGAGCGCATCGCCCGGCTGGAGGACAAGGTGAAAGTTCTGAAGAGCGACAACGTGGGGCTCTCCAACACCGCATCGGTGCTCCGCGATCAGGTCGCCCAGCTCAAACAGAAAGTCCTGACACATGTGAGCAGCGGCTGTCAGCTGATGCTCACAAGCAAGATGGAGGCGTTTTAA